The genomic region TCCGTTCGGAAGCCATAATTTCCAGCGCGTGATCGCCCGTCATGTCCCAAACAATCCGACCATCGATAATGATCTGAACTTCCGTATCGTCATAGGATACCAATCGAGAGGAGAGTCGGATATCAGGCGGCAGCAGCACAGGCCGGCTGTCCAGCATGAACGGGCAGATTGGCGTCACCAGAATAGACGGCAGGCCAGGATGGACAATGGGTCCGCCTGCCGAAAGATTATAGGCTGTGGCCCCGGTGGGGGTAGAAAATATCAGCCCATCGGCACGGTAAGTGGTAATCAGTTCATCATCGGCCCAGGTTGAGAGCGCAAGCAGCCTCCCGAGCTTCCCCTTACTGACCACCACATCATTTAAGGC from Desulfobulbaceae bacterium harbors:
- a CDS encoding NAD(+)/NADH kinase; translated protein: VILGGDGTLLHVADQASRFEIPVVGINLGDLGFLTEVAKDERFQALEAIVNGEFTIERRMMLKVRLVGASEKTDWQYALNDVVVSKGKLGRLLALSTWADDELITTYRADGLIFSTPTGATAYNLSAGGPIVHPGLPSILVTPICPFMLDSRPVLLPPDIRLSSRLVSYDDTEVQIIIDGRIVWDMTGDHALEIMASERTLQLIGSSRQGYFEILRNKLGWGTLSRSKRVNPQAGG